Proteins encoded by one window of Balearica regulorum gibbericeps isolate bBalReg1 chromosome 21, bBalReg1.pri, whole genome shotgun sequence:
- the UBXN10 gene encoding UBX domain-containing protein 10, producing the protein MATAALLNLAPSHLCFPSSTAAAFLWTNTPDMHVTRPKSAKGRTRPSFNYSQSVEACSCRVLPSPPPAAPHQLVNSRRASSTKPAFPSGQVSPEEIPELLQQVPLRTSSSLNKYRVLPSIGWKGVGSGAVEAVAEQTDRLNVSGEREDNSKIKTLTGKQGSDSALSETDVPDEEGSCAQRPLEKPGRKMRQESPSTSILSVEEPPKEESQLLLAIRSPSGLRFEHHFKPTDTLQTVLAVAEQKMSAKYKCCSVETMEVPRRSFSDLTRSLHECGIRHKSLLCIRQKDQHDADL; encoded by the coding sequence ATGGCCACAGCGGCTCTTCTGAACTTAGCACCATCTCACCTCTGCTTCCCTTCAAGCACAGCAGCCGCTTTCTTGTGGACAAACACCCCTGACATGCACGTCACCAGGCCAAAATCTGCCAAGGGGCGCACGAGGCCGAGCTTCAATTACTCTCAGAGCGTGGAAGCCTGTTCTTGCCGAGTGCTGCCTTCCCCGCCGCCGGCAGCTCCCCACCAATTAGTGAACAGCCGGAGAGCATCGTCCACAAAACCGGCATTCCCATCTGGCCAGGTGTCTCCTGAGGAAATCCCAGAGCTCCTGCAGCAAGTGCCTTTGAGGACCTCCTCTTCCCTGAACAAGTACAGGGTGCTCCCCTCCATCGGCTGGAAAGGCGTAGGGAGCGGCGCTGTGGAAGCTGTAGCTGAACAGACCGACCGGCTGAACGTGAGCGGGGAGCGGGAGGACAATTCGAAAATCAAAACTCTTACTGGAAAACAAGGATCTGACAGTGCATTGTCAGAAACTGATGTCCCTGATGAAGAAGGCTCATGCGCGCAGCGTCCTCTTGAGAAGCCAGGAAGGAAGATGAGACAAGAGAGCCCTTCGACATCGATTTTAAGTGTGGAAGAGCCACCGAAAGAAGAGTCACAATTGCTGCTTGCTATTCGATCTCCCTCTGGTCTGAGATTTGAACATCATTTCAAGCCCACCGACACTCTCCAGACCGTCCTTGCTGTGGCGGAACAGAAAATGTCGGCCAAATACAAATGCTGCAGCGTCGAGACGATGGAGGTGCCCCGAAGGAGTTTCTCTGACCTTACGAGGTCCCTCCACGAATGTGGGATTCGCCACAAGTCTCTGCTGTGCATCCGACAGAAAGATCAGCACGACGCAGATCTGTAG
- the LOC104631047 gene encoding ATP-dependent RNA helicase DDX19B gives MATDSWALAVDEQEAAAESLSGLHLKEEKTKPDANGAVVKADDNVEKTEDEEKEDRAAQSLLNKLIRSNLVDTTNQVEVLQRDPTSPLYSVKSFEELRLKPQLLQGVYAMGFNRPSKIQENALPMMLAEPPQNLIAQSQSGTGKTAAFVLAMLSRVEPGNKYPQCLCLSPTYELALQTGKVIEQMGKFYPELKLAYAVRGNKLERGQKISEQIVIGTPGTVLDWCSKLKFIDPKKIKVFVLDEADVMIATQGHQDQSIRIQRMLPRDCQMLLFSATFEDSVWKFAQKVVPDPNIIKLKREEETLDTIKQYYVLCNNRDEKFQALCNIYGAITIAQAMIFCHTRKTAGWLAAELSKEGHQVALLSGEMMVEQRAAVIERFREGKEKVLVTTNVCARGIDVEQVSVVINFDLPVDKDGNPDNETYLHRIGRTGRFGKRGLAINMVDSKHSMNILNRIQEHFNKKINKLDTDDLDEIEKITN, from the exons ATGGCCACCGACTCCTGGGCCCTGGCCGTGGACGAGCAGGAGGCGGCGGCCGAGTCG TTGAGCGGTTTACacctgaaggaggaaaaaaccaaaccagatgCCAATG GTGCTGTTGTCAAAGCAGACGACAACGTAGAGAAGACAGAGGATGAGGAGAAGG AGGACAGAGCTGCCCAGTCCTTGTTGAACAAGCTAATCCGCAGTAACTTGGTTGACACAACAAATCAAGTGGAGGTGCTGCAGAGGGATCCCACGTCGCCTCTCTATTCTGTAAAGTCCTTTGAGGAACTGCGACT GAAACCACAGCTCCTGCAAGGTGTCTACGCCATGGGCTTCAACAGACCATCTAAGATACAAGAGAACGCCCTGCCCATGATGCTTGCTGAACC CCCACAGAACTTGATCGCACAGTCTCAGTCCGGTACTGGCAAGACAGCTGCCTTTGTCCTGGCCATGCTCAGTCGGGTTGAACCTGGGAACAAGTATCCACAG TGTTTGTGCCTTTCCCCAACGTACGAGCTGGCACTTCAAACAGGAAAAGTGATTGAACAGATGGGAAAGTTTTACCCGGAGCTGAAACTTGCATATGCTGTCCGAGGCAATAAAT TGGAGAGAGGTCAGAAGATCTCCGAGCAGATTGTAATCGGCACGCCTGGCACGGTGCTGGATTGGTGTTCCAAACTGAAATTTATAGATCCCAAGAAAATCAAAGTGTTTGTCTTGGATGAGGCTGACGTGATGATAGCAACCCAGGGCCATCAGGACCAGAGCATCCGCATTCAGAG AATGCTCCCCAGGGACTGCCAgatgcttctgttttcagccaCTTTTGAGGATTCTGTGTGGAAGTTTGCTCAAAAAGTTGTTCCTGACCCAAACATTATCAAACTGAAGCGAGAGGAGGAGACACTGGACACTATTAAGCAGTATTACGTTCTGTGCAATAACAGAGATGAGAAGTTCCAGGCTCTCTGTAATATCTACGGCGCTATCACCATTGCCCAGGCCATGATCTTCTGCCAT ACTCGGAAGACAGCCGGCTGGCTGGCGGCGGAGCTCTCGAAGGAAGGCCATCAGGTGGCATTGCTCAGTGGGGAAATGATGGTGGAACAGAGAGCTGCGGTGATAGAGCGTTTCCGAGAGGGCAAAGAAAAGGTGCTAGTGACCACAAACGTCTGCGCCAGAG GGATCGATGTAGAGCAGGTCTCTGTTGTTATCAATTTTGACCTTCCTGTGGATAAAGACGGGAATCCGGATAACGAGACTTACCTGCACCGGATTGGCCGTACAGGTCGCTTTGGCAAGCGAGGACTGGCTATCAACATGGTGGACAGCAAGCACAGCATGAATATTCTCAACAGAATCCAGGAACATTTCA ACAAAAAGATAAACAAATTGGATACTGACGACTTGGATGAAATTGAGAAGATAACTAACTGA
- the LOC104640129 gene encoding basic phospholipase A2 homolog blK-PLA2-like isoform X4, which produces MAPSPSQKNPAGKMWVKQASDGGSKPYIKEALRGAGPYKQAAAFLRAVEKMNFLLAFAVLFALGLSPARGSLWDLHELITKVTGKNALLYYSFYGCYCGLGGKGQPKDATDKCCQLHDTCYDSLLRYHCNAMVQGYDYGWHGGSLSCKGSWWCARHSCECDRSLALCLKRSLGSYSKRYRFYFKHWCR; this is translated from the exons ATGGCACCTTCTCCTTCACAGAAAAACCCAGCTGGCAAGATGTGGGTGAAACAAGCGTCCGACGGTGGGAGCAAACCCTATATAAAGGAAGCCCTGAGGGGTGCAGGGCCCTACAAGCAAGCGGCGGCTTTCCTGAG GGCGGTCGAAAAGATGAACTTTCTCCTCGCCTTCGCCGTGCTGTTTGCTTTGG gcttgTCCCCGGCTCGCGGGAGCCTCTGGGATCTGCACGAGCTGATTACGAAGGTGACGGGGAAAAACGCCTTGCTGTATTACTCCTTCTACGGCTGCTACTGTGGCTTGGGGGGCAAAGGGCAGCCCAAGGACGCCACGGACAA ATGCTGCCAGCTGCACGATACCTGCTACGACAGCCTCCTGAGATACCACTGCAACGCCATGGTGCAGGGCTACGACTACGGCTGGCACGGCGGCAGCCTCTCCTGCA AAGGCAGCTGGTGGTGCGCCCGTCATTCCTGCGAGTGCGACCGCAGCCTGGCGCTTTGCCTGAAGCGAAGCCTCGGGAGCTACAGCAAACGCTACCGCTTCTACTTCAAGCACTGGTGCCGGTGA
- the LOC104640126 gene encoding phospholipase A2, membrane associated yields MKNLLFAMLLACGLLPAHASVLELERMIKSTTGKSALLSYSWYGCFCGIGGRGTPVDSTDQCCHAHDCCYRKLREGKCRPLITPYRFDVTDGDIVCSDEQSWCKRETCLCDKAVASCFASALHSYNKSYRFYFKLKCRGSKLQC; encoded by the exons ATGAAGAATCTCCTCTTTGCCATGCTCTTGGCTTGCG ggctgctgccagctcaCGCCAGCGTTTTGGAGCTGGAGCGGATGATCAAGTCGACGACGGGGAAAAGCGCCCTGCTCTCCTACAGCTGGTACGGGTGTTTCTGTGGCATCGGCGGCAGAGGGACCCCGGTGGACTCCACTGACCA GTGCTGCCATGCCCACGACTGCTGCTACAGGAAGCTGCGAGAGGGCAAGTGCAGACCCCTGATAACCCCGTACCGCTTCGATGTCACCGACGGAGACATCGTCTGCA gtgACGAGCAGAGCTGGTGCAAGAGAGAGACCTGCCTATGCGACAAGGCGGTGGCTTCGTGCTTCGCAAGCGCTTTGCATTCCTACAATAAATCCTACCGCTTCTATTTCAAGCTGAAATGCCGAGGAAGTAAGCTCCAGTGCTGA